Proteins encoded by one window of Chondromyces crocatus:
- a CDS encoding terpene synthase family protein, translating into MELDRAVLQRILAWGEGLEKFKPSHGRNALTIVQGYVDGVDDEQGHPVQGLGGDREALFLFATALTWTFWIDELFDADKGGTSAPVDVGAVLRGIEGKDDAPAAQGFQRLRALFVAYEGDAEAYGLWLQTAADAVKAWEIEDLLSYGKLSLSYAEYLENGYNSTAVPFILATAALVHRLDMPSRLHEEAIRSLLRQLSISCRLHNDIFSVEKERREQSCANAVLVLERLLPAEQAERVARDDLQGYERMLRRDVDRLPPGDAFGVLGRVMPEAHRILYTDPRGDYAGAQQGRTAETVATPEG; encoded by the coding sequence TGACGATCGTCCAGGGGTACGTCGATGGGGTCGACGACGAGCAAGGTCACCCCGTCCAGGGTCTGGGCGGAGATCGCGAGGCGCTCTTCCTGTTCGCGACCGCCCTCACCTGGACGTTCTGGATCGACGAGCTGTTCGATGCCGACAAGGGTGGGACGTCGGCACCCGTCGATGTGGGGGCGGTGCTGCGAGGCATCGAGGGGAAGGACGACGCGCCCGCTGCACAGGGATTTCAGCGACTCCGGGCGCTGTTCGTGGCCTACGAGGGGGACGCGGAGGCGTACGGGCTGTGGCTCCAGACGGCCGCTGACGCGGTGAAGGCGTGGGAGATCGAGGATCTCCTGTCCTACGGGAAGCTCTCGCTGTCGTACGCCGAGTACCTGGAGAACGGGTACAACAGCACGGCGGTCCCCTTCATCCTCGCCACGGCGGCGCTGGTTCATCGGCTCGACATGCCTTCCCGGCTGCACGAGGAGGCGATCCGGAGCCTCTTGCGGCAGCTCAGCATCTCGTGCCGGCTCCACAACGACATCTTCAGCGTCGAGAAGGAGCGCCGCGAGCAGTCGTGCGCCAACGCGGTGCTGGTGCTGGAGCGGCTCCTTCCGGCAGAGCAGGCCGAGCGCGTGGCCCGCGACGACCTGCAAGGCTACGAGCGCATGCTGCGCAGGGACGTCGATCGGCTCCCGCCAGGGGACGCCTTCGGGGTGCTCGGGCGGGTGATGCCGGAGGCCCATCGGATCCTCTACACGGATCCGAGAGGGGACTACGCCGGGGCCCAGCAGGGTCGAACGGCAGAGACCGTGGCGACCCCGGAGGGGTGA